The following are encoded in a window of Arthrobacter woluwensis genomic DNA:
- a CDS encoding response regulator, whose translation MVSESGTGGPIRVALADDQGLIRAGFRALIDAEDGLVIVGEAATGREAVALARRARPDVMLMDIRMPDGDGLEATRDIARQGFLPRIIILTTFGLDEYIVEAIRAGAAGFLVKDTEPAELLRAIGAVHDGDALLSAPVTRRVLDYLKGQGGSAAPRSLAEITEREREVLALVGEGLNNAEIAERLYITPLTAKTHVSRIMAKLGCRDRAQLVVAAYESGLVRPGWTP comes from the coding sequence ATGGTCAGTGAATCAGGAACAGGCGGTCCCATCCGGGTGGCGCTCGCGGACGACCAGGGTCTGATCAGGGCCGGCTTCCGCGCGCTGATCGACGCGGAGGACGGCCTCGTGATCGTGGGGGAGGCTGCCACCGGCAGGGAGGCCGTGGCGCTCGCGCGGAGGGCCCGGCCGGACGTGATGCTGATGGACATCCGCATGCCCGACGGCGACGGCTTGGAGGCCACCCGGGACATCGCCCGCCAGGGGTTTTTGCCGCGGATCATCATCCTCACCACCTTCGGGCTGGACGAGTACATCGTGGAGGCCATCAGGGCCGGGGCCGCAGGATTCCTCGTCAAGGACACCGAACCGGCGGAGCTGTTGCGGGCCATCGGCGCGGTCCACGACGGCGACGCCCTCCTGTCGGCCCCGGTCACCCGACGGGTCCTGGACTACCTCAAAGGCCAGGGCGGTTCTGCCGCGCCCCGGAGCCTGGCGGAGATCACCGAACGCGAGCGTGAAGTCCTGGCCTTGGTGGGCGAAGGTCTCAACAACGCCGAGATCGCCGAGCGTCTGTACATCACGCCCCTCACGGCCAAGACCCACGTCTCCCGGATCATGGCCAAGCTGGGGTGCCGCGACCGGGCGCAGCTGGTGGTCGCTGCCTACGAATCCGGGCTGGTCAGGCCGGGATGGACGCCGTGA
- a CDS encoding sensor histidine kinase yields MNSARRRRIIQFGIPCAVAVIQVFGTVAMAHWRGLDLPPVTMLFLLAGPAALLFMRRRPALVLAFQVLLAGWYLLLSLPWGPVFVAFAVALFNASLRGRRWQSWAVVGLVGLLAVLQETGWVPLRGALWTPPWAAGAPWAATPALAAATAWLAVLVLLGEAGRRRRSRLTELREQRAARAQAERDEYRLALARDIHDVVGHSLSLINVQASVALHLGEKDPARLAEALRNIKDASKDSLAEVRDLLDVLREEAPADGGIHSVPAASRTPPVRHRTLTEVEALVEEARAVGVRVEIEPPSGLSAWRSGSPAVDPAAQDALFRAVQEGLSNVRRHAAAPEAVLACGVSHTELWFRLSNPVEDLTVPVHEGHGLVGMRERVAACGGRVTASAGDGWFRLEVGVPRRVDGAAGTPGIEVAP; encoded by the coding sequence ATGAACAGTGCCCGCCGACGCCGGATCATCCAGTTCGGCATTCCGTGTGCCGTGGCGGTGATCCAGGTCTTCGGCACCGTGGCCATGGCTCACTGGCGCGGTCTGGATCTGCCGCCGGTGACGATGCTGTTCCTACTCGCAGGTCCTGCCGCGCTGCTGTTCATGCGTCGTCGGCCGGCGCTCGTGCTGGCCTTCCAGGTGCTGCTCGCCGGCTGGTACCTCCTGCTCTCCTTGCCCTGGGGGCCGGTCTTCGTGGCTTTCGCGGTGGCCTTGTTCAACGCTTCGCTCCGGGGCAGGCGATGGCAGTCCTGGGCCGTGGTGGGCCTGGTTGGACTCCTGGCGGTTCTTCAGGAAACCGGCTGGGTTCCTCTCCGTGGGGCGTTGTGGACCCCGCCGTGGGCGGCCGGCGCGCCCTGGGCTGCCACGCCTGCCCTGGCGGCGGCGACCGCGTGGCTGGCGGTCCTCGTCCTCCTGGGGGAAGCAGGTCGGCGTCGTCGGTCGAGGCTGACGGAGCTGAGGGAGCAGCGGGCGGCCCGGGCGCAGGCGGAGCGGGACGAATACCGTCTGGCCCTGGCGCGCGACATTCATGACGTGGTCGGGCACTCCCTGTCCCTGATCAACGTGCAGGCTTCCGTCGCACTGCATCTGGGGGAGAAGGATCCGGCGCGGCTTGCCGAGGCGCTGCGGAACATCAAGGACGCGAGCAAGGACTCGCTGGCCGAGGTGCGGGACCTGCTGGATGTCCTGCGGGAGGAGGCGCCGGCCGATGGCGGGATTCACTCTGTGCCCGCGGCATCCCGCACCCCGCCGGTCCGGCACAGGACCCTGACCGAGGTGGAGGCCCTGGTGGAGGAGGCGCGGGCCGTCGGCGTGAGGGTGGAAATCGAACCGCCGAGCGGTCTGAGCGCCTGGCGGTCCGGGAGCCCCGCCGTGGATCCGGCGGCTCAGGATGCGCTGTTCCGCGCGGTGCAGGAGGGTCTCAGCAACGTCCGCCGCCACGCGGCGGCGCCGGAGGCGGTCCTGGCGTGCGGCGTCAGCCATACCGAGCTGTGGTTCAGGCTCAGCAACCCCGTGGAAGACCTGACAGTCCCGGTCCATGAGGGGCACGGTCTCGTCGGGATGCGTGAGCGCGTGGCCGCGTGCGGCGGAAGGGTGACGGCGAGTGCGGGTGATGGATGGTTCCGTCTCGAGGTCGGTGTGCCACGGAGGGTGGACGGCGCAGCAGGAACCCCAGGGATCGAGGTCGCACCGTGA
- a CDS encoding DUF4287 domain-containing protein → MSFQAYLDAIEDKTGKTPRQLVEEAEAKGFGEAGVKAGTILEWLKDEYGLGRGHGMALVHVLKNGPTISDKHVGSGGTHADASTELWLDGKASKPQP, encoded by the coding sequence ATGTCATTTCAGGCATACCTCGATGCGATCGAGGACAAGACCGGCAAGACCCCGCGGCAGCTGGTGGAGGAGGCCGAGGCCAAGGGCTTCGGCGAAGCGGGGGTGAAAGCAGGCACGATCCTCGAATGGCTCAAGGACGAGTACGGTCTGGGGCGCGGGCACGGCATGGCGCTGGTCCACGTCCTCAAGAACGGACCCACGATCAGCGACAAACATGTGGGCAGCGGGGGAACTCATGCCGACGCGTCCACGGAGTTGTGGCTCGACGGCAAGGCGAGCAAACCACAGCCGTGA
- a CDS encoding cupin domain-containing protein: protein MKVDAESMVLLEPGSLALPGGTAERFEGGDFGVGLSYFLVRTPPGKGPAVHRHPYAETWLVLEGEATFRLDDGDRPVGAGATVIVPAGRWHGFTNHGQEPLLMVCLHDSPRIIQEFRDQDG, encoded by the coding sequence ATGAAGGTGGACGCGGAGAGCATGGTGCTGCTGGAGCCCGGCAGCCTGGCCCTGCCGGGCGGGACGGCGGAACGGTTCGAAGGCGGGGATTTCGGCGTAGGGCTCTCCTACTTCCTGGTCCGGACCCCGCCGGGGAAGGGTCCGGCCGTGCACCGGCACCCCTACGCGGAGACCTGGCTGGTGCTCGAAGGCGAGGCCACGTTCCGGCTCGACGACGGCGACCGCCCGGTCGGCGCCGGAGCCACGGTGATCGTCCCGGCAGGTCGCTGGCACGGCTTCACGAACCACGGCCAGGAGCCGCTGCTGATGGTCTGCCTGCACGATTCGCCGCGGATCATCCAGGAGTTCCGCGACCAGGACGGCTGA
- a CDS encoding ArsR/SmtB family transcription factor, translated as MDRNIVAFHLGIEDVASLRFGISPGHELAAAIRLLQTAQSRPLHWGWLREARSSVPHEAFGLLSLLIAPQGYFPDFLTGPPGPDLTPSEELAMLRSTPPDVAAHQLRKVLRLAEGARHAAVERMAERPALALRRIAEAWSAMWDALLEPQWPQIRRLLLADISHRTGVMAGHGAGAMVGGLHDRVSWRPGEVRVRMNAWQEEVDCRGHGLLLVPSVLSSPWCSVLTEAPVQPTVFYPVLGLSPEWHRSGAPSDGRALARLLGAGRAAVLSVLDGARNTSDVARLCGIAPSTAVHHLTALRDAGLLSSTRRGAAVEHRRTALGDALLFTADSAGPAGPDPAPKG; from the coding sequence ATGGATCGAAACATCGTGGCCTTCCACCTCGGGATTGAGGACGTGGCGTCACTGCGATTCGGCATCTCGCCAGGGCACGAACTCGCCGCCGCCATCCGGCTGCTGCAGACGGCCCAGTCCCGGCCGCTGCACTGGGGCTGGCTCCGGGAGGCACGGTCATCCGTGCCGCACGAGGCGTTCGGCCTGCTGTCGCTCCTCATCGCGCCGCAGGGGTATTTCCCGGACTTCCTCACCGGCCCGCCAGGCCCCGACCTCACTCCGTCCGAGGAACTCGCCATGCTCCGGTCCACTCCCCCGGACGTCGCAGCGCATCAGCTGCGCAAAGTCCTGCGTCTCGCGGAAGGGGCCCGGCACGCCGCAGTGGAACGGATGGCGGAGCGCCCCGCTCTCGCGCTGAGACGCATCGCGGAGGCCTGGTCCGCAATGTGGGACGCGCTGCTGGAGCCGCAATGGCCGCAGATCCGGCGACTCCTGCTCGCCGACATCTCCCACCGGACCGGCGTCATGGCCGGGCATGGCGCCGGCGCGATGGTCGGCGGCCTGCACGACCGCGTGTCCTGGCGGCCCGGCGAGGTCCGCGTGCGGATGAACGCGTGGCAGGAGGAGGTCGACTGCCGCGGGCACGGGCTACTGCTCGTACCGTCGGTGCTGTCGAGCCCGTGGTGTTCGGTCCTCACGGAGGCTCCCGTCCAGCCCACCGTCTTCTACCCGGTCCTCGGCCTCTCACCTGAGTGGCATCGGTCCGGCGCCCCCTCCGACGGCCGGGCGCTCGCCCGCCTGCTCGGCGCGGGAAGGGCCGCGGTCCTCAGCGTCCTCGACGGCGCACGGAACACCAGCGATGTAGCACGCCTGTGCGGAATAGCTCCCTCGACGGCGGTCCACCACCTCACAGCCCTGCGCGACGCCGGGCTGCTGAGCAGCACTCGACGGGGCGCCGCCGTCGAACACCGGCGGACCGCCCTGGGCGACGCGCTGCTCTTCACGGCCGATTCCGCGGGACCCGCCGGACCCGACCCGGCACCGAAGGGGTGA
- a CDS encoding bifunctional methylenetetrahydrofolate dehydrogenase/methenyltetrahydrofolate cyclohydrolase codes for MTAKILDGRKASAEIKQELTERVAALKERGVVPGIATVLVGADPASQLYVSMKHKQSKEIGMNSIQKELPADATQEQVEALIDELNADPTCHGYIVQLPLPKHLDTDAILERIDPAKDADGLHPTNLGRLVLNVNNPIDTPLPCTPRGVIELLLRNDYDLKGKHVVVVGRGVTIGRSIGLLLTRREINATVTLTHTGTTNMSELLRQADVIVGAAGVRHIVKASDVKPGAALLDVGVTRETDPETGKSRVYGDIEPAAAEVAGWISPNPGGVGPMTVALLMTNVVEAAERAAAHA; via the coding sequence ATGACCGCGAAGATTCTGGACGGCCGGAAGGCCTCCGCCGAGATCAAGCAGGAGCTCACGGAACGCGTCGCCGCTCTCAAGGAGCGCGGCGTGGTCCCGGGCATCGCCACCGTGCTGGTGGGCGCCGATCCGGCGTCCCAGCTGTACGTGTCGATGAAGCACAAGCAGTCCAAGGAGATCGGGATGAACTCGATCCAGAAGGAGCTGCCGGCCGACGCCACCCAGGAGCAGGTCGAGGCCCTCATCGACGAACTCAATGCGGACCCCACCTGCCACGGGTACATCGTCCAGCTCCCGCTGCCGAAGCACCTGGACACGGACGCGATCCTGGAACGGATCGACCCCGCCAAGGACGCGGACGGCCTGCACCCCACGAACCTGGGGCGCCTGGTCCTGAACGTGAACAACCCCATCGACACCCCGCTTCCGTGCACCCCGCGCGGCGTCATCGAACTGCTCCTGCGGAACGATTACGACCTCAAGGGCAAGCACGTGGTGGTCGTCGGGCGTGGTGTTACGATCGGCCGGTCCATCGGTCTGCTGCTGACCCGTCGCGAGATCAACGCCACGGTGACCCTGACCCACACGGGCACCACGAACATGTCGGAACTGCTGCGCCAGGCCGATGTGATCGTGGGCGCCGCGGGCGTGCGGCACATCGTCAAGGCGTCCGACGTCAAGCCGGGTGCTGCCCTGCTGGACGTCGGCGTGACCCGCGAGACGGACCCGGAGACCGGCAAGAGCCGCGTCTACGGTGACATCGAGCCCGCCGCCGCCGAGGTGGCCGGCTGGATCTCCCCGAACCCGGGCGGCGTGGGCCCCATGACGGTGGCCCTGCTCATGACCAATGTGGTCGAGGCGGCGGAGCGGGCGGCAGCGCACGCCTGA